In Mycobacterium gallinarum, a single window of DNA contains:
- a CDS encoding enoyl-CoA hydratase produces MSDLVLVHVDHHVAVITINDPDRRNAVTFEISAALRAAVDAAEANTDVHALIVTGAGKAFCAGANLTALGEATEDGLRVIYDGFLAVANCTLPTIAAVNGAAVGAGLNLALAADVRIAGPHALFDPRFQKLGIHPGGGATWMLQRAVGPQVARASLLFGMSFDAETAVRHGLALKVAEDPVAAARELAAGPAAAPREVVLATKASMRATANPGFVDSDQHRIAVDTELGPQATSIESPEFARRLEAAKRR; encoded by the coding sequence GTGTCTGATCTCGTACTGGTTCACGTCGACCACCACGTCGCCGTCATCACCATCAACGATCCCGACCGCCGCAACGCGGTCACTTTCGAGATCTCTGCGGCGTTGCGTGCCGCGGTGGATGCCGCCGAGGCCAACACAGATGTGCATGCGCTGATCGTCACCGGCGCCGGGAAGGCGTTCTGCGCAGGCGCCAATCTGACCGCGCTCGGCGAGGCCACCGAGGACGGCCTGCGCGTGATCTACGACGGATTCCTCGCGGTCGCCAACTGCACGTTGCCGACGATCGCCGCCGTCAACGGCGCGGCAGTCGGCGCCGGGCTGAACCTCGCACTAGCCGCGGATGTCCGCATCGCCGGTCCCCACGCCCTCTTCGATCCGCGCTTTCAGAAGCTGGGCATCCATCCCGGCGGCGGTGCCACGTGGATGCTGCAGCGCGCGGTCGGTCCGCAGGTAGCCCGCGCGTCGCTACTGTTCGGGATGAGCTTCGACGCCGAGACGGCGGTGCGCCACGGACTCGCGCTCAAGGTCGCCGAGGATCCCGTGGCCGCCGCGCGCGAACTCGCCGCGGGACCGGCCGCTGCGCCGCGCGAGGTGGTTCTCGCGACCAAAGCCTCGATGCGCGCTACCGCCAACCCCGGATTCGTCGACAGCGACCAGCACCGCATCGCGGTGGACACCGAGCTGGGCCCGCAGGCGACCTCCATCGAATCACCGGAGTTCGCGCGCCGACTCGAGGCCGCCAAGCGCCGGTGA
- a CDS encoding MaoC family dehydratase yields the protein MSGAEESKKVIVQRGLWFEEFETGVLYQHRPGRTITEADNVLFTTLTMNTQALHLDAAFSDALPPFNQRLVNSMFTLSTLVGLSVAQLTQGTIVGNLGFGEVAFPKPLFHGDTLYAETEITEKRESKSRPGEGIVTFLHVGRNQHGDVVATASRKTMVRKRPEGTA from the coding sequence GTGAGCGGCGCCGAAGAGTCCAAGAAGGTCATCGTCCAACGCGGTCTGTGGTTCGAGGAATTCGAAACCGGTGTCCTGTACCAGCACCGGCCGGGACGCACCATCACCGAGGCGGACAACGTGCTGTTCACCACTCTGACCATGAACACCCAGGCGCTGCATCTCGATGCGGCGTTCTCCGATGCGTTGCCCCCGTTCAACCAGCGGCTGGTGAATTCGATGTTCACGCTGTCGACACTGGTCGGGCTGTCGGTGGCGCAACTGACACAGGGCACCATCGTCGGAAACCTCGGCTTCGGCGAAGTCGCGTTCCCGAAGCCGCTCTTCCACGGTGACACGCTCTACGCCGAGACCGAGATCACCGAGAAGCGGGAATCGAAGAGCAGGCCGGGGGAAGGCATCGTCACCTTCTTGCACGTTGGCCGCAATCAACACGGTGACGTCGTGGCGACCGCGTCCCGCAAGACCATGGTGCGCAAGCGGCCCGAGGGGACGGCCTGA
- the pdhA gene encoding pyruvate dehydrogenase (acetyl-transferring) E1 component subunit alpha, translating into MAGIDATPRTSGIEPGVELDPIQLVAPDGTPTASSRSSQYRRNLPPETLAWLYESMVVTRELDIEFVNLQRQGELALYASCRGQEAAQIGAAACLPKTDWLFPQYREIGAFLLRGLTPAQMGAVWRGKWHGGLQFTEKCVAPISIPIGTQGLHAVGAAMAAQRLGEDSVTLTFMGDGATSEGDAHEALNFAAVFNAPCVFVVQNNHWAISVPVSRQLAGPSIAHRAIGYGMPGVRVDGNDVLACYAVTAEAAKRARGGGGPTLIEAITYRMGPHTTSDDPTRYRSDEELEYWAARDPIQRYRTYLQSVGVWSERLEERVAAKSKRLRAELREAVVDADDFDITDVFDTVYHDITPDLLAQREQVLAEIAKEA; encoded by the coding sequence ATGGCAGGGATCGATGCGACCCCGCGGACGTCTGGGATAGAGCCAGGCGTCGAGCTGGATCCGATACAGCTGGTCGCGCCCGATGGGACGCCGACCGCCTCAAGCAGGTCCTCTCAATACCGACGGAACCTCCCGCCCGAGACTCTGGCCTGGCTCTACGAGTCGATGGTCGTCACCCGCGAACTCGACATCGAGTTCGTCAACCTGCAGCGACAGGGTGAGCTGGCACTCTACGCATCCTGCCGTGGTCAGGAGGCCGCGCAGATCGGTGCCGCAGCTTGCCTGCCCAAGACCGACTGGCTGTTCCCGCAGTACCGAGAGATCGGCGCGTTTCTGCTGCGCGGACTCACCCCGGCGCAGATGGGTGCGGTCTGGCGCGGCAAATGGCACGGGGGGCTGCAGTTCACCGAGAAGTGTGTCGCGCCGATCTCGATCCCGATCGGAACCCAAGGTCTGCATGCGGTCGGCGCGGCGATGGCGGCGCAACGCCTTGGCGAGGATTCGGTGACCTTGACGTTCATGGGCGACGGCGCCACCAGCGAGGGCGACGCGCACGAGGCGCTGAATTTTGCGGCCGTGTTCAACGCGCCATGCGTGTTCGTCGTACAGAACAACCACTGGGCGATATCGGTTCCGGTCAGTAGGCAGCTGGCCGGGCCGTCGATCGCGCACCGGGCCATCGGCTACGGGATGCCCGGAGTTCGGGTGGACGGCAACGACGTGCTGGCCTGTTACGCCGTGACGGCCGAGGCCGCCAAGCGTGCCCGAGGAGGCGGCGGGCCGACGCTGATCGAGGCGATCACCTACCGGATGGGTCCGCACACCACCTCTGACGACCCCACCCGCTACCGCTCCGACGAGGAACTCGAATACTGGGCGGCGCGCGACCCGATTCAGCGCTACCGGACGTACCTGCAGTCGGTAGGTGTGTGGAGCGAGCGGCTCGAGGAGCGGGTTGCCGCCAAATCGAAGCGATTGCGCGCCGAGCTGCGGGAGGCGGTTGTCGACGCCGACGATTTCGACATCACCGACGTGTTCGACACCGTGTACCACGACATCACCCCGGACTTGCTGGCGCAGCGAGAACAAGTGCTGGCGGAGATCGCGAAGGAGGCCTGA
- a CDS encoding MarR family winged helix-turn-helix transcriptional regulator, with protein MALSGRQGSLDSINHTLARVMRLSGSRSMFARQAAAAGVDLAQPSYVLLRTLIDEGPLPMGGLARIAHMDVGMAARQVNALVEARLVSRQPDPADRRVSLVAASPEGHRVAGALQDVRRRHLQRALSGWSASELEDFDRLLMRFLADTTATSIDDEP; from the coding sequence ATGGCGTTGTCAGGCAGACAAGGGTCGCTGGACTCCATCAACCACACGCTGGCCAGGGTGATGCGGCTGAGCGGCAGTCGCTCCATGTTCGCCCGGCAGGCGGCGGCCGCCGGTGTGGATCTGGCGCAGCCGTCCTACGTCCTGCTCCGAACCCTCATCGACGAGGGACCGCTCCCGATGGGTGGTCTGGCGCGTATCGCTCACATGGACGTGGGCATGGCGGCGCGGCAGGTCAACGCACTCGTCGAGGCGCGGCTGGTCAGTCGACAGCCGGATCCCGCGGACCGACGAGTGTCACTCGTTGCGGCGAGCCCTGAGGGCCACCGGGTCGCGGGAGCACTGCAGGACGTGCGGCGGCGTCACTTGCAGCGGGCACTGTCCGGATGGTCGGCCTCCGAGCTGGAGGACTTCGATCGGCTTCTGATGCGGTTCCTCGCAGACACCACGGCGACTTCGATCGACGACGAACCATGA
- a CDS encoding DUF1214 domain-containing protein, giving the protein MSTESSATALRAAWTDLIDGLNRARDAIDSPDLHAPPETERGLAEGYRYLLGFTFGAIERALCEDPAFPYFRRAIQPVDKATIDNADALYLSASIDGGASYRVRGRLVGHKAPQYMIFEAHTAYAGDSGTLAELSPTERAITGSLDSTGLVVADDGQFEILVAPARPADHVGNFIASRQVIGDDTKDARFLIVRMLFHDWENELSPDLQIVQAGREGAHPPPIDPSAAAIKMRRVGAIVENQMKFWNEFYDVVLEAHGDRNGDGQTFMPRNGLNEPARANLATGGGQCTNVYSGGMFDLGPDEALLVEIDAPVEPSYTGFHLGNLWGESLDYANHVTSLNGFQAEADTDGITRFVIAHRDPGVPNWLDTTGQTQGFLTARWTYPEPPDELPKVNVSKMAFGEVRPHLPAATRVVSQDERNEQIRIRQEHVQRRYRQY; this is encoded by the coding sequence TTGTCAACTGAGTCAAGCGCGACCGCACTCCGCGCCGCCTGGACCGACTTGATCGACGGACTGAACAGGGCAAGGGACGCGATCGACTCACCGGATCTACACGCGCCCCCAGAGACCGAGCGGGGGCTCGCCGAGGGATACCGCTACCTACTCGGCTTCACATTCGGTGCGATCGAGCGCGCCTTGTGTGAAGACCCCGCGTTCCCATACTTCCGCCGCGCAATTCAGCCGGTGGACAAGGCGACCATCGACAATGCCGACGCGCTGTACCTGTCGGCGTCGATCGACGGTGGCGCCAGTTACCGGGTGCGGGGCAGGCTGGTGGGCCACAAGGCGCCGCAGTACATGATTTTCGAAGCGCACACCGCGTACGCCGGAGACTCGGGCACATTGGCGGAGCTCAGCCCGACCGAACGCGCCATCACTGGATCGCTCGACAGCACGGGCCTGGTCGTGGCCGACGATGGTCAATTCGAGATCCTCGTCGCCCCGGCGCGGCCCGCCGATCACGTCGGCAACTTCATCGCCTCGCGTCAGGTCATCGGCGACGACACGAAAGATGCCCGATTCTTGATCGTGCGCATGCTTTTTCACGACTGGGAGAACGAGCTATCGCCCGATCTGCAGATCGTCCAGGCCGGCAGGGAGGGTGCGCATCCGCCGCCGATCGACCCGTCTGCCGCGGCCATCAAGATGCGTCGAGTCGGCGCGATCGTCGAGAATCAGATGAAGTTCTGGAACGAGTTCTACGACGTCGTCTTGGAGGCACACGGTGACCGGAACGGCGATGGCCAAACGTTCATGCCTCGCAACGGACTCAACGAACCCGCGCGGGCGAACCTCGCGACGGGCGGCGGTCAGTGCACCAACGTCTATTCCGGCGGAATGTTCGACCTCGGCCCGGATGAGGCCCTGCTGGTTGAGATCGACGCCCCAGTCGAGCCGTCCTACACCGGCTTTCATCTCGGCAATCTGTGGGGTGAGTCGTTGGACTATGCCAACCACGTGACCAGTCTCAACGGATTTCAAGCCGAAGCAGACACCGACGGCATCACCCGGTTCGTGATCGCCCACCGCGATCCCGGTGTGCCGAACTGGCTGGACACCACTGGCCAGACGCAAGGGTTCCTCACCGCGCGGTGGACCTACCCTGAGCCTCCTGACGAACTCCCGAAGGTCAATGTCAGCAAGATGGCGTTCGGCGAGGTGCGTCCACACCTCCCCGCCGCCACCCGCGTCGTCTCTCAAGACGAACGCAATGAGCAGATCCGGATCCGTCAGGAACACGTTCAACGGAGATATCGCCAGTACTGA
- a CDS encoding HpcH/HpaI aldolase/citrate lyase family protein — MALGNNGPAWLFCPADRPERFEKAAAAADVVILDLEDGVAAKDREAARQALIDTPLDPARTVVRINPTATSDHQLDLETLARTDYTVVMLAKTESPRQVRDLAPREVVVLIETPLGALEVGELARMDNAFAVMWGAEDLFAVTGGTANRWPDGSYRDVARHVRSQSLLAAKAYGKIALDSVYLNIKDLDGLRAESDDAVAVGFDAKVAIHPSQVAVIRDAYAPTDEQVDWARAVLAAARDERGVFQHEGLMVDAPVLRRAERIVASAT, encoded by the coding sequence ATGGCGTTGGGCAACAACGGTCCGGCTTGGCTGTTCTGTCCCGCCGACCGCCCTGAACGGTTCGAGAAGGCCGCCGCCGCAGCCGATGTCGTTATCCTCGATCTCGAGGACGGTGTCGCCGCCAAGGACCGCGAAGCCGCACGCCAAGCGCTGATCGACACTCCGCTGGACCCCGCCCGCACGGTCGTCCGGATCAACCCGACCGCGACGTCCGATCATCAGCTCGACCTGGAGACGCTGGCGCGCACCGACTACACCGTCGTCATGCTGGCTAAAACCGAATCACCGCGCCAGGTCCGCGATCTCGCACCGCGCGAGGTGGTCGTGCTGATCGAGACACCGCTGGGCGCCTTGGAAGTCGGCGAACTGGCGCGCATGGACAATGCGTTCGCGGTCATGTGGGGCGCGGAGGATCTGTTCGCCGTCACCGGCGGCACCGCCAACCGGTGGCCCGACGGTAGTTACCGCGACGTCGCCAGACATGTGCGGTCGCAGAGTCTGCTTGCCGCCAAGGCGTACGGCAAGATCGCGTTGGATTCCGTTTATCTCAACATCAAGGACCTCGACGGCCTCCGCGCGGAAAGTGACGACGCGGTCGCAGTGGGCTTCGACGCCAAGGTTGCCATCCACCCATCGCAGGTTGCGGTCATTCGTGATGCCTACGCGCCGACAGACGAGCAGGTCGACTGGGCACGGGCGGTTCTCGCGGCTGCCCGCGATGAGCGGGGAGTGTTCCAACACGAGGGTTTGATGGTCGATGCCCCGGTGCTTCGGCGCGCAGAACGGATCGTCGCGTCCGCCACGTAG
- a CDS encoding sulfotransferase family protein, giving the protein MGAGWRYYFDWANYRTMLRLLREEPNPARRRKMFCAFLIGVPTIAAIHAVCFALDPILFPSLRRTQVREPTFCVGHARSGTTYLHRLMAKDPQFSYVLMYEMFFPSLLEKRFLRLLFRIDDVTGKRLRRRLDAIEESAFAETNDMHKTGFFAPEEDDFLLTWSLGSGFWIVMFPYMGELDFYHVDRWSEDKRRRVMTFYKECVRRQIVLNGGGTHLSKNPTFCGRVEALIETFPDARFVVPVRNPYETIPSLLKMLQKEWTLRGRDDQLIKNSLRVLADQSFDAYEHPLEVLARHPETRSCVVDYRDLVSRPALTMRCVYEELGLELGPAVAEAIDSALGQGHESAHRYCLEEFGLDPHEIHTQLAGLFERFNWETEGDDAIVN; this is encoded by the coding sequence ATGGGTGCCGGGTGGCGCTACTACTTCGACTGGGCCAACTACCGCACGATGCTCAGGCTGTTGCGCGAGGAGCCAAATCCGGCGCGACGCCGAAAAATGTTCTGCGCGTTCCTGATCGGTGTGCCGACGATCGCCGCCATCCACGCCGTCTGCTTCGCGCTGGATCCCATCCTGTTCCCGTCGCTGCGCAGGACACAGGTGCGCGAGCCGACGTTTTGTGTCGGACATGCCCGCAGTGGCACCACCTATCTGCATCGGTTGATGGCCAAAGACCCTCAGTTCAGCTACGTGCTGATGTACGAGATGTTCTTTCCGTCGCTGCTCGAGAAGCGGTTCCTGCGGCTGCTGTTCCGAATCGATGACGTGACGGGGAAGCGCCTCCGGCGCAGGCTCGATGCGATCGAAGAGAGCGCGTTCGCTGAGACCAATGACATGCACAAGACGGGGTTCTTCGCACCCGAGGAGGACGACTTCCTGTTGACGTGGTCGCTGGGTTCCGGCTTCTGGATAGTGATGTTCCCCTACATGGGTGAGCTGGATTTCTACCACGTCGACCGCTGGAGCGAAGACAAGCGTAGGCGTGTGATGACCTTCTACAAGGAATGTGTTCGGCGCCAGATCGTCCTGAATGGCGGAGGAACTCACCTGAGTAAGAACCCGACCTTCTGCGGCCGCGTCGAGGCCCTCATCGAGACATTCCCGGATGCGAGATTCGTTGTGCCAGTGCGTAACCCTTACGAAACGATCCCGAGCCTCCTCAAGATGCTGCAAAAAGAGTGGACGCTGCGCGGACGCGACGACCAGTTGATCAAGAACTCGCTGCGCGTTCTGGCCGACCAGTCGTTCGATGCCTACGAACATCCGCTCGAGGTGCTGGCGCGACATCCGGAAACGCGCTCGTGCGTAGTCGACTATCGAGACCTGGTGAGCAGGCCTGCGCTCACGATGCGTTGCGTCTACGAGGAGTTGGGTCTCGAGCTCGGGCCCGCGGTCGCCGAGGCAATCGACTCGGCATTGGGACAAGGCCATGAGTCGGCTCATCGATACTGCCTCGAAGAATTCGGCCTTGATCCACACGAGATTCACACCCAGTTGGCCGGCCTCTTCGAGCGCTTCAACTGGGAGACAGAAGGAGACGACGCAATTGTCAACTGA
- a CDS encoding dihydrolipoamide acetyltransferase family protein has translation MTDQVRDFLVPDLGEGLEDATITSWSVAVGDTVELNQTLCTVETNKAEVEIPSPFAGRIAELGGGEGETLNVGAVLVRIETDTPTAVETKRNPVLVGYGADDEMDETRRTTPPTSTRPRAKPPVRKLASELNVDLNALVGSGADGVITREDVLTSAGRSAPSPDMVAVRGVRAEMAHRMSLSRREIPDAHASVQVDGTNLVRLRDRMRDQVGDDVSITPFVLTLRLLTIALTHHQNLNATWVNTTEGPQIHLHSAVHLGFGVAAPRGLLVPVVKDAQDKTTRELADVVARLIRDARSGTLRPTELQGSTFTVSNFGALGLDDGVPVINYPEAAILGMGSLKPRPVVVDGEVVARPTMSLTCAFDHRIIDGAQAAAFLAELRGLIESPELALLDL, from the coding sequence ATGACCGACCAGGTGCGGGACTTCCTCGTTCCCGATCTCGGTGAGGGGCTGGAGGACGCGACGATCACGAGCTGGAGCGTCGCGGTCGGCGACACCGTCGAGCTCAACCAGACGCTGTGCACGGTCGAGACCAACAAGGCCGAGGTGGAGATCCCGAGTCCGTTCGCGGGGCGGATCGCCGAGCTCGGCGGCGGCGAAGGTGAAACGCTGAATGTCGGTGCGGTGCTGGTCCGTATCGAGACCGACACGCCGACGGCTGTGGAGACCAAGCGTAACCCGGTCCTGGTCGGCTACGGCGCCGACGACGAGATGGACGAAACCAGGCGAACCACGCCGCCCACGTCGACACGACCACGCGCGAAGCCCCCGGTACGAAAGTTGGCATCGGAGCTGAACGTTGACCTCAACGCGCTGGTGGGCTCGGGCGCCGACGGTGTCATCACCCGCGAGGATGTCTTGACGTCGGCGGGCCGGTCCGCGCCGAGCCCCGACATGGTGGCGGTGCGCGGCGTGCGGGCGGAGATGGCCCATCGAATGTCGCTGTCGCGCAGGGAGATACCCGATGCCCATGCCAGCGTGCAGGTCGATGGGACGAACCTGGTGCGGCTGCGCGACCGCATGCGTGACCAGGTGGGCGACGACGTGTCGATCACACCGTTCGTACTCACGTTGCGGCTGTTGACGATTGCGCTCACCCACCACCAGAACCTCAACGCGACTTGGGTAAATACCACCGAAGGTCCGCAGATCCATCTGCACTCCGCGGTGCATCTGGGATTCGGAGTCGCGGCACCGCGCGGCCTGCTGGTGCCCGTCGTCAAAGACGCCCAGGACAAGACGACCCGCGAGCTCGCCGACGTGGTCGCCCGGCTGATTCGGGACGCGCGGTCCGGCACGCTCAGGCCGACCGAACTGCAGGGCTCGACGTTCACGGTGTCCAACTTCGGCGCGCTCGGGCTCGATGACGGCGTCCCGGTGATCAACTATCCGGAGGCGGCGATCCTCGGGATGGGCTCGCTGAAGCCGCGCCCCGTCGTCGTCGACGGAGAAGTCGTGGCGCGGCCGACGATGTCGCTCACGTGTGCGTTCGACCATCGCATCATCGACGGCGCGCAGGCCGCCGCATTCTTGGCCGAACTGCGCGGCCTCATCGAGTCGCCCGAACTGGCGCTGTTGGACCTCTAG
- a CDS encoding alpha-ketoacid dehydrogenase subunit beta: protein MTQIIERPTFHGDDEPQRPLLTTVPDAPTLTMAQAINRALHDAMATDERVLVFGEDVATLGGVFRVTEGLAQTFGEQRCFDTPLAESAIIGIAIGMAIRGLVPVPEIQFDGFAAPAFDQIVSHLAKYRMRTRGDIEMPVTIRIPSFGGIGAVEHHSESTESYWLHTAGLKVVAPSTPTDAYWLLRQSITCRDPIVYLEPKRRYWLREPVDTVTPGLPIGRAAIRRSGDDVTVVTYGPLVATAVSAAELAAQHHGWSIEVIDLRSLNPLDFDTVAESVRRTGRAVVMHEGPRTLGFGAELAARIQEELFYDLEAPVLRATGFDTPFPPARLEKLWLPGVDRLLDCVERTLEAP, encoded by the coding sequence GTGACTCAGATCATCGAGCGGCCGACCTTCCACGGAGACGACGAACCGCAACGTCCGTTATTGACCACCGTGCCGGACGCCCCGACGCTGACCATGGCCCAAGCGATCAACCGCGCACTGCACGACGCGATGGCAACCGACGAACGCGTGCTCGTGTTCGGTGAGGACGTCGCCACGCTCGGCGGTGTCTTCCGGGTCACCGAGGGGCTCGCTCAAACCTTCGGTGAGCAACGGTGTTTCGACACTCCGCTGGCGGAGTCGGCAATCATCGGCATCGCGATCGGCATGGCGATCCGCGGCTTGGTACCCGTCCCGGAGATCCAATTCGACGGGTTCGCCGCGCCGGCGTTCGACCAGATCGTCAGCCATCTCGCGAAGTACCGGATGCGAACCCGCGGCGACATCGAGATGCCGGTGACCATCCGGATTCCGTCGTTCGGCGGAATCGGGGCCGTCGAACACCATTCGGAGTCGACCGAAAGCTACTGGTTGCACACCGCGGGGTTGAAGGTGGTGGCGCCCTCGACCCCGACCGACGCGTACTGGCTGCTGCGACAGTCGATCACATGCCGTGATCCGATCGTCTACCTGGAACCCAAGCGCCGGTATTGGTTACGTGAACCCGTCGACACCGTCACCCCTGGCCTGCCGATCGGGCGTGCGGCGATCCGGCGTAGCGGAGACGACGTCACGGTGGTGACCTACGGACCGCTGGTCGCCACAGCCGTCAGCGCCGCCGAACTGGCGGCGCAGCACCACGGTTGGAGTATCGAGGTCATCGACCTTCGGTCGCTGAACCCGTTGGACTTCGATACGGTCGCCGAATCGGTGCGGCGCACCGGTCGCGCTGTGGTCATGCACGAGGGGCCGCGCACGCTGGGCTTCGGTGCTGAACTCGCGGCGCGCATCCAAGAGGAGTTGTTCTACGACCTCGAGGCACCGGTCCTGCGCGCCACCGGATTCGACACCCCGTTCCCGCCGGCACGGCTGGAAAAGCTGTGGCTACCGGGAGTCGACCGGCTTCTGGATTGCGTCGAGCGGACGCTGGAGGCGCCATGA
- a CDS encoding acyl-CoA dehydrogenase family protein — translation MSNSLATGMLPDHYEQLAKTVRDFAQSVVAPVAAKHDEEHSFPYQVVAGMADMGLFGLPFPEEYGGMGGDYFALCLALEELGKVDQSVAITLEAGVSLGAMPVYRFGNEEQKQEWLPLLASGKALGAFGLTEAGGGTDAGATRTTARLDDGHWIINGSKQFITNSGTDITKLVTVTAVTGDTDGKKEISSILVPVPTPGFTAEPAYNKVGWNASDTHPLSFDDVRVPQENLLGERGRGYANFLRILDEGRIAIAALSVGAAQGCVDECVKYAKEREAFGQKIGAYQAIAFKIARMEARAHSARTAYYDAAALMLAGKPFKKAAAIAKLVASEAAMDNSRDATQVFGGYGFMNEYAVARHYRDSKILEIGEGTTEVQLMLIAREAGL, via the coding sequence ATGAGCAACAGTCTGGCGACGGGCATGCTGCCCGATCACTATGAGCAGCTGGCCAAGACGGTCCGCGATTTCGCGCAGAGCGTGGTCGCGCCCGTCGCCGCCAAACACGATGAAGAGCACTCGTTTCCGTACCAGGTCGTCGCCGGCATGGCCGATATGGGGTTGTTCGGCCTGCCATTCCCCGAGGAATACGGCGGTATGGGCGGTGACTACTTCGCGCTGTGCCTGGCGCTGGAGGAGCTCGGCAAGGTCGATCAGAGTGTGGCGATCACGCTGGAGGCAGGTGTTTCGCTGGGTGCGATGCCTGTGTACCGCTTCGGCAACGAGGAGCAGAAGCAGGAATGGCTGCCGCTGCTGGCGAGCGGAAAGGCGCTGGGTGCATTCGGTCTGACCGAGGCGGGTGGCGGTACCGACGCGGGCGCGACTCGAACGACAGCGCGGCTAGACGACGGGCACTGGATTATCAATGGCTCCAAGCAGTTCATCACCAACTCGGGCACCGACATCACCAAGCTCGTCACCGTTACCGCAGTAACGGGGGACACGGACGGCAAAAAGGAGATCTCGTCGATCCTGGTGCCGGTTCCGACGCCGGGATTCACCGCCGAGCCTGCCTACAACAAGGTCGGGTGGAATGCGTCGGACACCCACCCGCTGAGTTTCGACGACGTCCGGGTACCGCAGGAGAACCTGCTGGGCGAACGTGGTCGCGGTTACGCCAATTTCCTGCGCATCCTCGACGAGGGACGGATCGCCATTGCAGCATTGTCCGTCGGTGCCGCGCAGGGCTGCGTCGACGAATGTGTGAAGTACGCCAAGGAGCGGGAGGCGTTCGGTCAGAAGATCGGCGCGTACCAGGCCATCGCATTCAAGATCGCCCGCATGGAGGCGCGCGCACACTCGGCCCGAACCGCCTACTACGACGCGGCGGCACTGATGCTGGCGGGCAAGCCGTTCAAGAAGGCCGCGGCAATCGCCAAGCTGGTGGCCAGCGAGGCGGCGATGGACAACTCCCGCGATGCCACGCAGGTGTTCGGCGGCTACGGCTTCATGAACGAGTATGCGGTCGCTCGTCACTACCGCGACAGCAAGATCCTCGAAATCGGCGAGGGGACAACGGAAGTACAGCTGATGCTGATCGCACGGGAGGCCGGCCTGTGA